One window of the Pedobacter ginsengisoli genome contains the following:
- a CDS encoding porin family protein, translated as MKKLIVLAIGLFVATAANAQSPIRLGIKGGLNLPNIIKGDGNNDFKTKVNPGFNAGITLDINLIKGLAFTPELLYSTKGYKAEAPFGEFTQTTHFIDIPILASINVGGTGLNLVVGPQVSFLTSTKNKFENGFGSTEETIIEDKSDRFKKSLVGGVIGFRYDVTDKVDLHGRYALDFQKNNENGSKETPEFKNQVFSVGLGLKF; from the coding sequence ATGAAAAAATTAATTGTTTTGGCCATAGGCCTATTTGTAGCCACCGCAGCAAATGCACAGAGCCCAATAAGATTGGGTATTAAGGGAGGCTTAAACTTACCGAACATTATTAAAGGTGACGGTAATAATGATTTTAAAACAAAAGTTAACCCAGGCTTTAATGCCGGTATTACTTTAGACATCAACTTGATAAAAGGGTTGGCGTTTACTCCGGAGTTGTTATATTCTACCAAAGGTTATAAAGCAGAAGCTCCTTTTGGTGAATTTACTCAAACCACTCACTTTATTGATATTCCTATTTTGGCAAGTATTAATGTAGGCGGAACAGGACTTAATTTAGTTGTTGGTCCACAGGTATCTTTCCTTACTTCTACCAAGAACAAATTCGAGAACGGATTCGGATCTACTGAAGAAACAATTATCGAAGACAAATCAGATAGGTTTAAGAAAAGTCTGGTTGGTGGTGTAATTGGTTTCAGATATGATGTAACGGATAAGGTAGATCTTCATGGCCGTTATGCTTTAGACTTCCAGAAAAATAACGAGAATGGATCAAAAGAAACTCCTGAATTTAAAAACCAGGTATTCTCTGTGGGATTAGGGTTGAAATTCTAA